The Elusimicrobiaceae bacterium genome includes the window AGAGGTCCGTTGTGGGGAGTTCAGTAAACAGGCTGTCCTTGTACTCGTGCAGCCAGCGGCGCCGGTTTTTGTAATCCGGGCAGAACTGCTCTACGAACTGCCAGAATTCGGTTTTGTGGTTGAGGTGTTTGAGGTGCGCCAGCTCGTGGATGACGAGATAGTCCAGCACGCTTTCCGGCGCTTTTATGACGCGCCAGGAAAAATTCAGATTGCTTTTCTCGGAACAACTGCCCCAGAGGGTTTTCTGGTCCTTTACCGTGACGCGGTTATAGGTCACGCCCATCAGTTCGGACCAGTAGGCCACGCGCGCGGCGAGGGTGTCTTCCGCTGTCCGGCGCATCCAGTTTTCCAGCAGCGCCACGGGCGCGTTTCCGGCGGCGCTGCCGGTGTGCACGCGGATGCAGTTTTCCGATATCACCACTTCGGGCGCAGATTCTGGATCCCGCACCAGTTTATAATCGTGCAAAATGCCTTTGAACAGGATTTTCTTTTCGCCGGGCCCCGCCTGACAGCCCGTGGTTTTGTTCTCTTTTGCAAATACTTCCGGCAGATCCTTTTTCAATTGTTCGATAAACAGCTGCACTTCGCTTATAGTGGTATTGATATCGGTTTGCGCATTGATCATATATATATTATAGCTTAACCGGGCCGGATTTCGGTGCGGCTGATGCGGAGGTATGTTCCGCGATGGTTTTCTGACTGATCCAGCCGCCGTAGATGCGGCCGTGGCGGATGAGCTCGCGCACCAGCGGTTCGTAATACTCGCGGTTATGGTTGAGCGGCGCGTCCGCAAAAGGTGTGCCGGGCAGCGGCAT containing:
- a CDS encoding M48 family metallopeptidase; this encodes MINAQTDINTTISEVQLFIEQLKKDLPEVFAKENKTTGCQAGPGEKKILFKGILHDYKLVRDPESAPEVVISENCIRVHTGSAAGNAPVALLENWMRRTAEDTLAARVAYWSELMGVTYNRVTVKDQKTLWGSCSEKSNLNFSWRVIKAPESVLDYLVIHELAHLKHLNHKTEFWQFVEQFCPDYKNRRRWLHEYKDSLFTELPTTDL